The Quercus robur chromosome 3, dhQueRobu3.1, whole genome shotgun sequence DNA segment ATTTCATGTCAAACTTGGAGAACACAACAGCTCCACTTAGCCTATGGACAAGGTCATTCTTATTGGGAATAGGATACCGAATCCATTCTAAAACCTTATTCAAAGGTTTGTAGTTAATGACTAATCTAGGGGTTCCTCTTTCAATCTCGGcatttttttggacataaaaaGCTGAACAAGACCAGGGGGACTTGCTattcctaatcaattttttctgcaaCAAATCGTTGATTTCTGTTTTGCAAAATTCAACAGTTTCAACATTCATTTGGATAGGACGGGCTTTAGTGGgaatatttttctcatcaaaatctttGACGTATGGTAAATTAACAATATGTTTCTTCCTATGCCAGAAAGCATTAGGAACATCTGAGCAAACATCATCAATcaacattttctgaaaattaCCAATTTTGGAATGCAACAATTTATCAGAAATCTGTtcagcaattttcttgtatcttacCTCTTGCTGGAGAAATTTAAGATGTTTAATTTTAGCATGAATCATGTTTGAAGTAGTATTAGTATCAAtatcaaactttgaagcaaatttgaactttactttttgtccaaaaggatcagtagtaattccatcatgttcaacaagaaagggataTAAAGCttttataaaaggcaaaccaagaatcactttatcagtcatattcttaacaagAACAGATGGAATCTTGAAACAGACATTAGCATGGCatacatgagcattattcaattcatactttaTTTGCATTTgcgaaccattagcagaaactaatctttcagtagatttttcaaaatattttgaaggaaccagtccttcttggatacagttcatatccgCCCCCGAATctatcatagcaataacagtaaaatgataatcaggagaaacaacaattttaacttttgtaaaccattttggaggaactATTTTATTAACAAGAGCAAGTTGAGAAATAGTGACATCATCATAAATACTTTTACTGGAAAGAAGAGTTTGTTGACAAGATTCATCTCCATCTTTATGCTCAAGTTCTTGTTTAAGGTTATCTTTGTCACTTTTAATAGCTTTAGAATCATGTTTTAATTCGCTTATCTCatgtttaacaatattaatttcatgttgtaaatcattaacagtcagttctttagatttcttattattgaattttttttaaagttttatccTCTTTATTCTTGGTGAGGACATTGGTTTTAATAACATTGCAGCAAGAACCTCTACCACTAATTTTAACATTAGGAGAATTATCaatattgaatttgttttttaaattactaggtttacaatttttattaaagcaTCCAGATTTTCCGTAGTTAACACGTCTCTTCTTAACATAGAAATaattaggtttaacaaagttatGTCCGTAccttaattggtgttttaacaattttttagtaTTACACCTATTGGtactaagttttttaatagtactgaaaatatcttcataggttaaattattataattaatagaatcatttttagctattaattcttgttttaccttatgagcaaagataggaggcagaccatcaataaacttttctttccaataataCTTATGACAGTCTTTCCGGAGCATTACTCtggaaataaaaacatcttgataccatttGTATTCAGACATAGTTGAACAACCCAaatcatttaaataatcatgagatgaaatattggatggagtaccaacaaagtGTTTGAGAATAGTGTAGATCAAGGTATTGACGCTATTACaaacaatactttcatcaaGAATAGGCAAACATTCATCATTCTTATTAACAGTATGTTTAATAGATTCTCTGGATTCTTCAGTGAGATAAGAATTCCACCATCCACTAAGAgcaccagaaaaaccagtaacaagCAAGTTAATAATatcaggttgatcaagatcatggttattttgataagcaatactaACCATAGACATGTGAATCATTTTATTAACGATTTCTAGTTCAgtcaaaccatcaatattccattcataaagttCATCAGTAGAcacagtatcagaatctgtattttcttcaggaacactttcttttttggaaataatttgagTAGTTGGAATACTTGTAGAAGTATCgccagttttaacttttaaatcagaaagcattttttcaacaatttcaagggTAGTCAAAGGTTTCTCGGTTTTAGCAAGAACagatttttcatcaattttttcttcaatacggtcaagctgttgactaatagtatgcaaagattgattaatgaaattgttttgttcaataaggctaTCAATGGAAGTTTTATCAGTCTTaactaaatttgatttttttatcacattcaaatgttgttttgaaacctcattatGTGGAACATAatagttttcaagaaaatcaaaaaacaaaatatgttttttcaattgattcatcatttccaaccattttcttttaacacggtctttatcagactgagcaaaactatcttggaaatattttctcttggttttgtttgaagtaagcataaactcattgtacaaagaatcccaatcaatttcaaaatcatcatttaaattagtcaaaactcttaattgattttggtaaacaggaggagTTTCAATAGGGGATTCAAAATCAGATGGATTAAGAGAAACAgtatcttcctcatcttcattagcagttttactaaatggagtggaagtttcaggtttagttgaatagtaaacagagctaaattgggatttatcacttgaaataccttttagttttaaatcagaggatgtttccaaattctttttcaaaaattcattgatctcgtgatctctttttgaaatactttcagatccagcaaaggaatgtcttccttcgttgatcctcaaaggtggattgttttgaaaacttattttaacagtaccatcaagatattgttgaatatgggtgagatcaagctcatcaaaaatgggtttagtAGGAGGGGTTTCATGTGTTAACAACCAATCCTTAGGAAGATTAatatcttgccattgaatcatttttggaacttggattttagcatcaggagttgaacattgaattaacatggttttacctgaaggttctctaggcattaaagcacaaggattcatttgagtacccattagtttgtaataaatgcgataaatcaaagcaaaaggcttactaccctCTTCCATGTAATAtccagatgaagcaatattcaaagttaaagctttaacaatattaggatcatccaaagcaagagtaagatcaggataacaattgaaataaacaggaccatcatacaaagaagcagtgatcattccaagaatgctatctttaaaaatcttaaatctagcatctcttaaacacataagaacagaagcattaatgCCCTTGCAGGtgagtggtttaatagcaacttgaaccataccaatatgcaaataatagaattttttagcagcaaggaagtcattaatattctttttagtgaataagcaacatttttcatgaactttcgaaatagagaaaatttgttcaacagttctagctttataagcagaatgaaaagtactttcaacaaaactagttttataaatggttttagtatcaactttaggaatagtccatttacgaaaatcaggaatcatctcattatcatcaatagtgtgatcttcttcatttacaatatcgggaggacaactagtcctggagctgatagaggagttggatctccacaacttatccatactatcctaggtttaacactcagttatcatgtttttctcacaaccgttgcatttcgtaacacataccccAATCAACctcatacctctcatgccctacacgccctctcttggctcaaacgggccttacagctaggtcctaggaattcactttacaactagggtggcgccaacgacggtaagaagggaacacaacaacggaatatcaagcgttcgggtagacacggacaagaaacaaagaacacaaccacactacaaccggccagaaaagagtggctctgataccataaagggggaaggggacgcacagatgaagagaaggagaaggaagctaTTTACTTTCACTCTTATGTAGAATGTAGAAAAGAGTGGAagctatttatatatatatatatatatatatattaattacttatGTAGAATGTTGAAACAGCCTATTCATCTTTATATTCATCTTCGTCATAGTTGAAGGGTAGTGGCACAGACTTGAAAGCTCGGTACTTGCCAATGTTATTCAAATGTTCATTCTCCAATCTGAgcaattatgcataaaaatttaggttaatcacaaaaattaaagaagttTTTTTACCAAAATGACTTATTAAAATCTTTGTTACCTGAAGAAATTCCATATGCCACGACGAATGATCTCTAGGCTAGCTACAATGGCTATTAAGGAATTTTTATGTAAGAAAGACACTTGGAAACCCAATACAGTCTGCATCCATGCAAACCTTAGCAACGCATTCAACACCTGCATGGTCATGAAGTTAAAATTAGTAGTGTTACTGTGTTAGATGTTGATAAAAGCTAAGAAGCCTGCACATGGAATCATGGACACTGACATAGACACAAGACAGATGGGGTTGAGATAGTTAATGATTAACATGTATCTTTGAGcacattttatgtttattttaagttttaaaaacaaataacatCTATCAAAAGCCATGTAGATGCTAcagttattttttctcttaccATTGCTCCAAAATATACACTTTTGTGAGGGACTAATAGCTTGTCTCTCAACCAGCGGTTCTTAGATCGACGTTGAAGAAGCCCCCAATCTATAACAAGGTCCCAGTATGTAGAAACAATTGCTGCAATGGCTGAGAAAATCCAGGCTAAtgttttccaacccattcccTTGTTAAGACCATAAGCAGTCCTCAAGATAACAGCCACAATAGTCAGAAAATATTTGATACCATTATATCCTTGCATAGGATCTCTCTCTTCATACAAGCGCCTGAGGCActgaaaaaacaaatgaaaaaaaattaagtatgtCCATCAATCAATTATCATTCAATTTGTGCTAGCAGATGAAGAAGAGCACGTgggaaaacaaaaggaaattaaGTACTCCCACAAAAAgctttcataataaaaattttcacaactttcTTAGATGTTAAGTTATAATTAGTGTTACAGCACTTTTACATTACTTCACCAATGAAACCACTTTTACATACACCAATTCCAATATGATACCATTatagttgtgaattttttttgtccctaaacttataagaagaaaaaattttaaggttCGTACCTGAAGGAGTCGAGACCAGTATGGAATTACAGCAACAATGAAATAGAAAGTTTTGTATACATCGCTTCTTCCGCAGGTGTGATGTCTGTGCTTGAAGTCTCCCCAACCATAATAGCAAATGTAGAACTCAAAACTTCTCAAGGCTTGCACCTGCAACAGAAGTAAGAATAAAATGATCAATATCATGGACTTCTGGATAGACAAGAGATGAGTAAAgctattaaattttttactaaaaatggTTTCCAAACTGATGAACAATGAATGTGATAGGTGCTAAATTAATAACATTGTATAagaatttctttattattattatttttttcaaaagttaacACATTAGTTTATGAggattattattttctttttattcttagGTAATCGATAAACAACATGCAACAATTTACCAACCTGGCTAGTGAGCTGATCAGCCAAGAAGAAATCTGGGAGTGTCACCTGCAGTAGAAAGAAATTCACAATGTTCATACTTCATACAAACCACCCCAGTTCAACTTACTAATCTTATGCATTACTTTTTCTTGACCCATATATTAATATACCTTGTACAAAGGAGCAAGAATACAGTGAAAGAGACACGTAAGGAAGAAGAAACGACTTGAACGATACATGATATTAAATGGGCAAAATAATATGATGAGTACAAGCTGCAGAAAAAGAGAGGAATCACAGGATTAGGTTCTGCCTATATATTCAGAGGTTAAATGAGGAAATCACcaattaattttgataattctTACAAAAACCAAGTTCAGAGGCAGAAGTTCGGTGTATGTTCCATAATCTTTTGTATTTGGATCCATCTTCATGTCAAGGTTTAAGAGCACACTGGCTAGTGCTAACACTGTAAGACCAAAACTGAGGAGGACAATTTCTCGATACCCCAACTCAGTTCCTTGCTTGAATCCAAATATGAAGGAATAATTGACCCAGTATCGCCTCCAGAAGAATATATTGGTAGCATACATAATCATGTGTAGAACTATTAAGCCAAACAAGCTGCAAGGAGTTCAACATGTGAAACAAAATAGTTATAGATCCCTATTGTTGGAAATGGAAGTCATGTTCATTTGAATCTATTTTTATTCAGCTAAAACGACTTAATACTAGAATGTCTTGTTTGTTTTGTTAAgttagaataatgattaaattcatcactTTCTCTTTGTTTAAGCTTTTGGACAAATGATCTTTTATCATGGTATTAGAGTAGAAAATCCTAGAAATTCAATTTAGGAAGTAATATACCTGTAAAGGGGAAACATGTTTTCCATGTACTTTGTTGCCTCTGGCTTATCCGTGATATTGCGTGCGCGAATGATTAAAATAAGGGCTAAAATCAGAGCTACTATGCAGCCAGCAAAAAAACCTAAAGTTTTTACAAAGACCAAATACAAGGGAAAGAAATTGATATCAAAATTGGTCCCAATTCACTATTAAGAAGTTTAATTCATCCTAATAAAAGATCTTACCAGTGGTAAATGTTGTCCTATGTCTTTCCCTCATTGCCTTGGGTCTTAAGATTTTCATGCCTTTGGTGCGACTAGAATTAGAGAAATGTTTGATGAATGTAGCTTCAACCCTTTCCATAAGTTTGGTAATCTGAAATGGCAAATGGAATATCAGATTAGAAGGAAATTAATTGACAGTAGCAACCCTTTTGTAAGCAAAGCCTAAAGTTCAAATAGTTTTGATAATGAATGGTCTGGTCTCCCCTTTATTTCTTGCATTTTGCTAATGAATAGAGAAATTTTACCTCATCAGAGCTGCCAAGGGAGGAGTTATCCACCATTTTCATGTAAGATTTTGATGCATTCCTTAAAGTGATCTGCAATGTTAAGCCCAAAACGTAAGAACCGAAATCAATGTCCAAACCCTGGGAATAAGAGTAGTGTCTATTTgctagtagtttttttttagtatctaaacatatttgtttatgtaaaattttttctaaatacaACTATACTTGAACCAACTTTTCAACAATAAGCAACCATTAAAGAAAGTGAGGAAATTCTAAGGTCACTCAAGGTCTATGGAGAGTCATCAGGTCAACAACTCAACAAACAGAAAACATCACTTTTCTTCAACCGCAACACAGATAGGAGAATTCAAGAAGCAATTAAACGTAGATTTGGCGCCCAGGTTATCAAACAACATGAAACCTACCTAGGCCTCCCATCCTTGGTGGGTAGATCTAAAAGGAATACATTTGCTGAGCTCAAGGCAAGGGTGGCAAGCAAATTGGCGGGTTGGATAGAGAAATTGATATCCACAGCCGGGAAGGAAGTTTTAATCAAAGCGGTAGCCCAAACTGTGCCAACCTACACAATGAGCTGCTTTAAGCTCCCCAAGGCCCTATGTGATGAACTAACTAGCATGGTAAGtcaattttggtggggtcaaaagaaagaagagaggaaaatgTCTTGGTTGAGTTGGGAAAAGATGTGCCTTCCGAAGGAGCAAGGTAGCATGGGGTTTAGGGACCTAAAAACTTTCAATCTAGCACTCCTAGCAAAACAAGGATGGAGATTGCAAAATCATTCCAACTCTTTGTTCTATCGAGTCTTCAAGGCCAAATACTTCCCTCATAGTAATTTTTTGGATGCTGTCACGGGGTCCCGCCCTTCCTATGTGTGGCAGCTCATTTTGGTGGCCCAAGGAATTGTGAGGAAAGGCTTAAGGTGGAGAGTTGGTAATGGGGAAAGAATTCATATATGGCAGGACAATTGGCTACCCTCTCCAACAACATACAAAGTATCCACCCCAGTGAACTTCCTACCAAGTGATGCAAAGGTGAGTGTGCTCATTAATGCTGAAAAGGGGGAATGGGAAGCGGGTTTGGTGCAACAGACTTTCTTAGCCCATGATGCAGAGACTATTCTAAGCATACCGCTTAGTAACCGACTCCCTCCAGACAAGGTTATTTGGGCTGCCAACAGGAATGAAAGATTCTCTATTCGAAGTGCCTACAAACTAGCAATGGTGGAAGTTTGGAAGGAAAGAAATGGAGATAGCTCAGATTGCTCAACAATGAAACAGGTATGGAAAAGGGTCTGGGGATTGGAGACTCCAAATAAAATCCGGAACTTCACTTGGAAAGCCTGCCGTAATATACTAGCCACTAAAGAAAACTTAATGAAGAGGCACATCACTACAGATGACAAATGTGAAGAATGTGGAAAGGAGTTTGAATCCATCTGccacttgttttggttttgcGATAAAGCAAAGGAAGTTTGGGCAAACACTAAACTAGTTTTCCCTTTCCAAATAGGCCGGACATGGAGTTTTGTGGATGTGGTTTGGCAGATTGTTAGATGTGATTCGGTCTCACCCAGTCTATTGGAAAAGGTTGCTGCAATTTGCTGGGGCATCCGGAAAAATAGGTGTGAGGTGCGGCATGGAGGACATCATCGTTCAAGTAGTGATATTGCCCGCAGCTCTCTTGTCTTACTTGAGGAATTTCAAGCGGCAAATGAACTGTCTGCTTCCCCCATTGCTAAAGATAACATTAAGTGGTCCCCCCCAGCTTTAGGCCGATACAAATTAGACGTTGATGGTGCAGTATTCTCCCAATTCAAAGCAACAGGTATGGGTATGGTCATTCGGGATGATGCGGGGCAGGTTGTTGCAGCCATAAGCAAGAAGATTTCTATCCCGTTGGGCCCGTTAGAAGCTGAAGCGAAAGCTATGGAAGCTGTTATTCAATTTGCAATTGATATTGGGGTCAGAGAAGTTACTTTTGAGACTGATTCCCTTCTCCTATACAATGCCCTTCAAGGTAACACTGTAGTTGCCTCTTCCTTCGAGAATGTAGTCTCTGGTATACTCCTTCAGATTCAGAACTTTAGATCAACAGATTTCTCTCATATCAAAAGGCTTGGCAACATGCCTGCCCATGTACTGGCTCAGCATGCTAAACATGTTGAAGATTTTGTGACTTGGCTGGAGGAAACTCCTAGCCTTATTGAGCACATGCGTGCACAAGATGTAATCAACCTGTCTTCTGTTGTTAGTTAATGAAATTTCcagttttcatatatataaaaaaaaaaaaaaaaaaaaaaaaaaaggttctcagTCTCATCCAAATACACgctatatacaattttttttttttttggaggggaaATACCTTATCATATTTCTTCATGATCTTTGAAAATGCCAGAATATTCAAGAAGCTGTATCATTCAAAGCAAAATGATTTACTGCATTCATTTGAAAGAAAGACAAGCAAATCAATCCaactaaatttaataataaactaCCATATAGTACCTGTAGTTCTTTAGAAGCCTAAGCTTCTggtaaaattcaacaaaagctTGCTTAAGTTGATCTTCAACTTTCCTCAAATTTTCCCCGGTAAAATTCAGCTCAATCTGCATAGGGTAATTGAGGAAGCCCTTAATGGTTGAACAAGGAGTCTCTAGAGTGTTGTTCATTTTCACATGACTAAGTATTTCAAGAGAAGCTGGTCTAGTTCCCTTCATGTTCTTTAGCCTCTGTTCTTGAACCATTTGGTTGACAATTTCATTATCTTTGTCATCACTTGATTCATCTGATGATGGTCCATGGCTACTCGAACCCTCTTCAATCACATCCATGGACATGGGAACTCTTCCCGATCATGGAGCATTAGATTTAGTTATTGCAGAGTTCTACTAATTGATATCATTTTGCAAACACTTGGATATTCTTGGCCTTATTATGAATATGAAACTAGTGGTCATAACAAGCCactattttagtaaaataagttcaCACTACAAACACGTTGCATATCTAACCAAAAACACTGTCCCAAAGTGATATTACAGTTGCTACAACTTTTATTACATAAACCATATAAATTGATTTactaatatacttttttttacaattcgATAATTATAATAATGAGAAAGGGAGATTCGAACCCGTTTTCCTCCTAAAGAAAAGTGCCAAGAAGCTACAAGACTCATGGTgatacatcatttttttaatacaaagtaaataaataaaagtaatttagaaatttattttgtgttattgaTATGGGCACTAATGACGTCCATTATTAGTTTAATTTGTAAGCTTTTTacagtaaaattaataataattttagtatttttaaaaaagtgtaaCACTAGCAGTTAACAACAGTACGAAAaggcttccaaaaaaaaattaataaataaaaaggttcaAAAAACTTACTGCTTGCTCTGGCTCCTTTTGGTGTAGAAGCAGCAACATCAGAAGCAAGACGAGTCATCTCCACAGACCTATCAAACCACCCTTGAGGATTCTCCACTTTGATCCTAAAAGCAATCATAGCATCCATTTGTTTGTTCAACATAGCTGCTTCCTTCATCACCTCCTCCACTTTAGCCTCGTAAAACTTGTTCACTTTATTGAATTCGTCGTCAAGTCTCCTAAAGTAAACCAATTCATACTCGCCaccttcatcggaggacatgcGAAACGTAGTTTGATAACTTTGTGAGCCACCATGGTTCACAGAATTGACATGAATGGCTTGGCTTTCAATGTCATCAGAAGCTGATGATGGGCTTGTGGGGTGGTTGTATCTTTGTGTTAAGCCACTAAAAGCTCTATAAAGTGTGAGCTTTCGTTTGAGGTCAGCTGGGGTTGCTGGTGGCTTGGTTCTTTGCTTGAAGCGTTGGATTTCTTTCAAAAGGGATTTAAGTTGATTGTAATCCATGTATGCTTCTTGCCATTCAGGCACCATTTGTGCTGTGAATTCCTTCCCAAATTTCATGGTTTTTGTGCCTTTTATTGCAGcacaaaatga contains these protein-coding regions:
- the LOC126718895 gene encoding phosphate transporter PHO1 homolog 3-like isoform X7, with protein sequence MIATSSLYISSFCAAIKGTKTMKFGKEFTAQMVPEWQEAYMDYNQLKSLLKEIQRFKQRTKPPATPADLKRKLTLYRAFSGLTQRYNHPTSPSSASDDIESQAIHVNSVNHGGSQSYQTTFRMSSDEGGEYELVYFRRLDDEFNKVNKFYEAKVEEVMKEAAMLNKQMDAMIAFRIKVENPQGWFDRSVEMTRLASDVAASTPKGARASSKVPMSMDVIEEGSSSHGPSSDESSDDKDNEIVNQMVQEQRLKNMKGTRPASLEILSHVKMNNTLETPCSTIKGFLNYPMQIELNFTGENLRKVEDQLKQAFVEFYQKLRLLKNYSFLNILAFSKIMKKYDKITLRNASKSYMKMVDNSSLGSSDEITKLMERVEATFIKHFSNSSRTKGMKILRPKAMRERHRTTFTTGFFAGCIVALILALILIIRARNITDKPEATKYMENMFPLYSLFGLIVLHMIMYATNIFFWRRYWVNYSFIFGFKQGTELGYREIVLLSFGLTVLALASVLLNLDMKMDPNTKDYGTYTELLPLNLVFLVLIILFCPFNIMYRSSRFFFLTCLFHCILAPLYKVTLPDFFLADQLTSQVQALRSFEFYICYYGWGDFKHRHHTCGRSDVYKTFYFIVAVIPYWSRLLQCLRRLYEERDPMQGYNGIKYFLTIVAVILRTAYGLNKGMGWKTLAWIFSAIAAIVSTYWDLVIDWGLLQRRSKNRWLRDKLLVPHKSVYFGAMVLNALLRFAWMQTVLGFQVSFLHKNSLIAIVASLEIIRRGIWNFFRLENEHLNNIGKYRAFKSVPLPFNYDEDEYKDE
- the LOC126718895 gene encoding phosphate transporter PHO1 homolog 3-like isoform X1: MKFGKEFTAQMVPEWQEAYMDYNQLKSLLKEIQRFKQRTKPPATPADLKRKLTLYRAFSGLTQRYNHPTSPSSASDDIESQAILVNSVNHGGSQSYQTTFRMSSDKGGEYELVYFRRLDDEFNKVNKFYKAKVEEVMKEAAMLNKQMDAMIAFRIKVENPQGWFDGSVEMTHLASDVAASAAALAASTPKGARASRRVPMSMDVIEEGPSSHGPSSDESSDDKDNKIVNQMVQEQRLKNMKGARPAPLEILSHVKMNNTLETPRSTIKGFLNYPVQTELNFTRENLRKVEDQLKRAFVEFYQKLRLLKNYSFLNILAFSKIMKKYDKITLRNASKSYMKMVDNSSLGSSDEITKLMERVEATFIKHFSNSSRTKGMKILRPKAMRERHRTTFTTGFFAGCIVALILALILIIRARNITDKPEATKYMENMFPLYSLFGLIVLHMIMYATNIFFWRRYWVNYSFIFGFKQGTELGYREIVLLSFGLTVLALASVLLNLDMKMDPNTKDYGTYTELLPLNLVFLVLIILFCPFNIMYRSSRFFFLTCLFHCILAPLYKVTLPDFFLADQLTSQVQALRSFEFYICYYGWGDFKHRHHTCGRSDVYKTFYFIVAVIPYWSRLLQCLRRLYEERDPMQGYNGIKYFLTIVAVILRTAYGLNKGMGWKTLAWIFSAIAAIVSTYWDLVIDWGLLQRRSKNRWLRDKLLVPHKSVYFGAMVLNALLRFAWMQTVLGFQVSFLHKNSLIAIVASLEIIRRGIWNFFRLENEHLNNIGKYRAFKSVPLPFNYDEDEYKDE
- the LOC126718895 gene encoding phosphate transporter PHO1 homolog 3-like isoform X5; the protein is MKFGKEFTAQMVPEWQEAYMDYNQLKSLLKEIQRFKQRTKPPATPADLKRKLTLYRAFSGLTQRYNHPTSPSSASDDIESQAILVNSVNHGGSQSYQTTFRMSSDKGGEYELVYFRRLDDEFNKVNKFYKAKVEEVMKEAAMLNKQMDAMIAFRIKVENPQGWFDGSVEMTHLASDVAASAAALAASTPKGARASRRVPMSMDVIEEGPSSHGPSSDESSDDKDNKIVNQMVQEQRLKNMKGARPAPLEILSHVKMNNTLETPRSTIKGFLNYPVQTELNFTRENLRKVEDQLKRAFVEFYQKLRLLKNYSFLNILAFSKIMKKYDKITLRNASKSYMKMVDNSSLGSSDEITKLMERVEATFIKHFSNSSRTKGMKILRPKAMRERHRTTFTTGFFAGCIVALILALILIIRARNITDKPEATKYMENMFPLYSLFGLIVLHMIMYATNIFFWRRYWVNYSFIFGFKQGTELGYREIVLLSFGLTVLALASVLLNLDMKMDPNTKDYGTYTELLPLNLVFVTLPDFFLADQLTSQVQALRSFEFYICYYGWGDFKHRHHTCGRSDVYKTFYFIVAVIPYWSRLLQCLRRLYEERDPMQGYNGIKYFLTIVAVILRTAYGLNKGMGWKTLAWIFSAIAAIVSTYWDLVIDWGLLQRRSKNRWLRDKLLVPHKSVYFGAMVLNALLRFAWMQTVLGFQVSFLHKNSLIAIVASLEIIRRGIWNFFRLENEHLNNIGKYRAFKSVPLPFNYDEDEYKDE
- the LOC126718895 gene encoding phosphate transporter PHO1 homolog 3-like isoform X2 yields the protein MKFGKEFTAQMVPEWQEAYMDYNQLKSLLKEIQRFKQRTKPPATPADLKRKLTLYRAFSGLTQRYNHPTSPSSASDDIESQAILVNSVNHGGSQSYQTTFRMSSDKGGEYELVYFRRLDDEFNKVNKFYKAKVEEVMKEAAMLNKQMDAMIAFRIKVENPQGWFDGSVEMTHLASDVAASAAALAASTPKGARASRRVPMSMDVIEEGPSSHGPSSDESSDDKDNKIVNQMVQEQRLKNMKGARPAPLEILSHVKMNNTLETPRSTIKGFLNYPVQTELNFTRENLRKVEDQLKRAFVEFYQKLRLLKNYSFLNILAFSKIMKKYDKITLRNASKSYMKMVDNSSLGSSDEITKLMERVEATFIKHFSNSSRTKGMKILRPKAMRERHRTTFTTGFFAGCIVALILALILIIRARNITDKPEATKYMENMFPLYSLFGLIVLHMIMYATNIFFWRRYWVNYSFIFGFKQGTELGYREIVLLSFGLTVLALASVLLNLDMKMDPNTKDYGTYTELLPLNLVFLVLIILFCPFNIMYRSSRFFFLTCLFHCILAPLYKVTLPDFFLADQLTSQVQALRSFEFYICYYGWGDFKHRHHTCGRSDVYKTFYFIVAVIPYWSRLLQCLRRLYEERDPMQGYNGIKYFLTIVAVILRTAYGLNKGMGWKTLAWIFSAIAAIVSTYWDLVIDWGLLQRRSKNRWLRDKLLVPHKSVYFGAMVLNALLRFAWMQTVLGFQVSFLHKNSLIAIVASLEIIRRGIWNFFRLENEHLNNIGKYRAFKSVPLPFNYDEDEYKDE